A single region of the Erythrobacter sp. HL-111 genome encodes:
- the malQ gene encoding 4-alpha-glucanotransferase: MSELESLAREAGLAVDWEDAAGEQQVVAPANLERILAALGLPADDPARIAASREKLAAIRREAAASFLTARVGEVIALPPDLKGAATLELETGERQQVDLTSGKLGGLAEPGHHRLLHEAGETGLAIAPHRAFGLADAVPGRRVWGVSAQIPSLRDSGEGAFGDFGTLARAARSLGEAGADLFAISPVHALFPADPARFSPYGPSSRRFLNVLFADPSDAEDPEPAGGDLIDWIRAGPARLARLQRLFERTPPAARQRTLAAARLPQAEVALQALHDALHVHFAARGHASWREWPEEYRAPNGEAVQAFAAAHEREIAFHGWLQGLAEQGLAEAHRAARSAGMAVGLVSDLAVGVDPGGADCWRSPEAFLDGLSVGAPPDLLGPEGQDWGLTTFDPLTLHRTHFKAFRETLAAAMAHAGGVRIDHVLGLRRVWVVPHGAPSSEGCYLAMPQRDLVNIVALESWRHRCIVIGEDLGTVPPGLREEMAEANILGMRVLWFERDAQGDFTDPAEWDAPAVAMTGTHDLPTLAGWWQGRDLEWARRLGRTAPSLAARRAERERLWRCIAARGHATCPAPEAPEAFVTAAVAHVAASACEGVLVPLEDLAGLAEQPNLPGTTDQHPNWRRRMPEDLAAMLARPDVAERLAALKRGRRA, translated from the coding sequence ATGAGCGAGCTCGAAAGCCTCGCCCGCGAGGCCGGGCTCGCGGTGGACTGGGAAGACGCCGCCGGCGAGCAGCAGGTGGTCGCGCCCGCCAACCTTGAACGTATCCTCGCCGCGCTCGGCCTGCCTGCCGATGATCCTGCCAGGATCGCCGCCAGCCGCGAGAAGCTTGCCGCGATCCGGCGCGAGGCGGCGGCGAGCTTCCTCACCGCGCGGGTCGGAGAGGTCATTGCCCTGCCCCCGGACCTGAAAGGCGCGGCGACGCTCGAGCTCGAAACCGGCGAACGGCAACAGGTCGACCTCACCTCGGGAAAGCTCGGGGGGCTGGCCGAGCCGGGGCATCACCGACTGCTGCACGAGGCGGGCGAGACCGGGCTCGCGATCGCACCCCACCGCGCCTTCGGCCTTGCGGACGCGGTTCCGGGCCGGCGGGTGTGGGGTGTTTCGGCCCAGATACCGTCGCTGAGGGACTCGGGCGAAGGGGCGTTCGGCGATTTCGGCACCCTCGCCCGCGCCGCGCGTTCTTTGGGCGAGGCCGGGGCGGACCTGTTCGCAATAAGCCCGGTCCACGCGCTCTTCCCCGCCGATCCGGCGCGCTTCAGCCCCTATGGGCCCTCCTCCCGCCGGTTCCTTAACGTATTGTTCGCCGATCCCAGCGACGCGGAAGACCCGGAGCCTGCGGGCGGCGACCTGATCGACTGGATCCGCGCAGGCCCCGCGCGTCTCGCACGGCTGCAGCGATTGTTCGAGCGCACGCCTCCGGCCGCGCGCCAGCGAACCCTGGCCGCCGCGCGTCTGCCTCAAGCCGAAGTCGCGCTGCAGGCGCTGCACGATGCGCTCCACGTCCATTTCGCGGCGCGCGGCCATGCCTCCTGGCGCGAATGGCCCGAGGAATATCGCGCTCCGAACGGCGAAGCCGTGCAGGCCTTCGCCGCCGCTCACGAACGCGAGATTGCCTTTCACGGCTGGCTGCAGGGCCTGGCCGAACAGGGTCTTGCCGAGGCTCACCGGGCCGCACGATCGGCCGGGATGGCGGTGGGCCTCGTCAGCGACCTCGCCGTGGGGGTCGATCCGGGCGGAGCGGACTGCTGGCGCAGTCCCGAGGCCTTTCTCGACGGGCTGTCGGTCGGGGCGCCGCCCGATCTGCTCGGGCCGGAAGGACAGGACTGGGGGCTCACGACCTTCGACCCGCTGACCCTCCACCGGACCCACTTCAAGGCCTTTCGCGAAACGCTTGCCGCGGCGATGGCCCATGCCGGAGGGGTGCGGATCGATCATGTGCTGGGGCTGAGACGCGTCTGGGTCGTGCCGCACGGCGCGCCTTCGTCCGAAGGGTGCTACCTCGCCATGCCGCAGCGCGATCTCGTCAACATCGTCGCGCTCGAAAGCTGGAGGCACCGCTGCATCGTCATCGGCGAGGATCTCGGAACGGTCCCGCCGGGCCTGCGCGAGGAAATGGCCGAGGCGAACATCCTGGGAATGCGCGTGCTGTGGTTCGAGCGGGACGCGCAGGGGGACTTCACCGATCCGGCGGAATGGGATGCGCCCGCGGTCGCGATGACCGGGACGCACGACCTGCCGACGCTGGCGGGATGGTGGCAGGGCCGCGACCTCGAGTGGGCGCGGCGGCTCGGTCGCACCGCCCCCTCGCTCGCCGCGCGCAGGGCCGAGCGGGAGCGCCTGTGGCGGTGCATCGCGGCTCGCGGCCATGCGACCTGTCCCGCGCCGGAAGCGCCGGAGGCCTTCGTCACCGCCGCCGTCGCTCATGTCGCCGCGAGCGCCTGCGAAGGCGTGCTCGTCCCGCTGGAAGACCTCGCCGGCCTTGCCGAACAGCCGAATCTTCCCGGCACGACCGACCAGCACCCGAACTGGCGCCGAAGGATGCCCGAAGACCTTGCCGCCATGCTCGCTCGGCCCGATGTCGCCGAACGCCTCGCTGCCCTGAAGCGGGGGCGCAGGGCATGA